A section of the Kribbella sp. HUAS MG21 genome encodes:
- the aroQ gene encoding type II 3-dehydroquinate dehydratase, whose product MSRRVLVLNGPNLGRLGSREPEKYGTTTFAELVGVCEKAGADLGFEVEVRQTDDEAELVGWLHEAADGRIPVVLNPAAFTHYSYSLRDAIAQRTAPLIEIHLTNPATREDFRHTSVVAGVATGTIAGFGLDSYRLALRALSTLDS is encoded by the coding sequence GTGAGCAGGCGGGTGCTGGTGCTGAACGGGCCGAACCTCGGGCGGCTGGGGTCGCGGGAGCCGGAGAAGTACGGTACGACGACGTTCGCCGAGTTGGTCGGTGTGTGCGAGAAGGCCGGCGCCGACCTCGGGTTCGAGGTCGAGGTCCGGCAGACCGACGACGAGGCCGAGCTGGTCGGCTGGCTGCACGAGGCCGCCGACGGCCGGATCCCGGTCGTCCTCAACCCGGCCGCCTTCACCCACTACTCGTACTCGCTGCGCGACGCGATCGCGCAGCGGACCGCGCCGCTGATCGAGATCCACCTCACCAACCCGGCCACCCGCGAGGACTTCCGGCACACCAGCGTCGTCGCCGGAGTCGCCACCGGGACGATCGCCGGCTTCGGCCTCGACTCGTACCGGCTCGCGCTGCGCGCACTCAGCACCCTGGATTCATAA
- a CDS encoding response regulator transcription factor: protein MTIQPVPVWVKALDPLSQFGLDHALRRRPEVALVTDAELAALPARPTGPPPVAMIAVDALDAAAVQVLRSATQRGCRRIALIGSTIDDDALLAAVELRVAGVLRRTEATPDRIVHLVLAAASAAGSLPPDLLGRLLGQTSRRPRQLRVARGGGLNALSDRETQVLRLVADGKDTQEIARELSYSERTVKNVLHDVTSRLQLRNRSHAVAYALREGLI from the coding sequence ATGACGATCCAACCTGTTCCGGTCTGGGTGAAGGCGCTCGACCCGCTGTCGCAGTTCGGGCTCGACCACGCACTGCGCCGGCGGCCCGAGGTCGCACTGGTCACCGACGCGGAGCTGGCGGCGCTGCCGGCACGTCCCACCGGTCCGCCGCCGGTCGCGATGATCGCGGTCGACGCGCTGGACGCCGCGGCCGTCCAGGTACTGCGGTCCGCGACGCAGCGCGGGTGCCGGCGGATCGCGCTGATCGGCAGCACGATCGACGACGACGCGCTGCTGGCCGCGGTGGAGCTGCGGGTGGCCGGCGTACTGCGCCGTACCGAGGCGACGCCGGACCGGATCGTGCACCTGGTGCTGGCCGCCGCGTCCGCCGCGGGCAGCCTGCCGCCGGACCTGCTGGGCCGGCTCCTCGGTCAGACGTCCCGGCGCCCGCGCCAGCTCCGGGTGGCGCGCGGCGGGGGACTCAACGCGCTGTCCGACCGCGAGACGCAGGTACTGCGGCTCGTTGCTGACGGCAAGGACACGCAGGAGATCGCCCGGGAGTTGTCATACTCGGAGCGGACGGTCAAGAACGTCCTCCACGACGTGACCAGCCGGCTCCAGCTCCGGAACCGTTCGCACGCCGTCGCCTACGCGCTGCGGGAGGGACTCATCTGA
- a CDS encoding EamA family transporter, which produces MLSNRRTALLLATAIAPMLWGTTYLVTTELLPPQRPLLAAFLRALPAGLLLVAITRVLPRGSWWWRSLVLGTLNIGAFFALLFVGAYRLPGGVAATVGAIQPLVVALLSTGLLRQRLSLRTVLTAIFGVVGVGLLVLRATARLDTWGVMAALGGAVVMAFGVVLSKRWTSPAPLLATTGWQLVAGGLVLLPVTLLVEGALPAFTLQNIAGYSYLAVIGSAVAYALWFRGLRELAPTEVTFLGLLSPVVATALGWLVLDQHLTALQALGGLVVLAALVAAQLRPRRPSDESLPQRVGDGVRTVPELEPAGHVVEDVLDRPLRV; this is translated from the coding sequence GTGCTAAGTAATCGACGGACCGCGCTCCTGCTCGCCACGGCGATCGCCCCGATGCTGTGGGGCACCACCTACCTCGTCACCACTGAGTTGCTCCCGCCGCAGCGCCCGCTGCTGGCCGCGTTCCTGCGCGCCCTGCCGGCCGGGCTGCTGCTGGTCGCGATCACTCGGGTCCTCCCCCGCGGCAGCTGGTGGTGGCGCTCACTGGTCCTCGGCACGCTCAACATCGGCGCCTTCTTCGCTCTGCTGTTCGTCGGCGCCTACCGGCTACCTGGCGGCGTCGCGGCGACAGTCGGCGCCATCCAGCCGCTGGTCGTCGCACTGCTGTCGACGGGACTGCTGCGGCAGCGCCTGTCACTGCGGACCGTCCTCACGGCGATCTTCGGCGTCGTCGGCGTCGGTCTGCTGGTACTGCGAGCCACTGCACGGCTGGACACCTGGGGCGTCATGGCAGCCCTCGGCGGTGCTGTCGTGATGGCGTTCGGCGTCGTACTCAGCAAGCGCTGGACGTCACCTGCTCCCCTGCTGGCAACCACCGGCTGGCAGCTCGTCGCGGGCGGGCTGGTGCTGTTGCCGGTGACGCTCCTGGTAGAAGGCGCACTCCCCGCTTTCACGCTGCAGAACATTGCCGGTTACTCCTACTTGGCAGTGATCGGCTCCGCCGTCGCGTACGCCCTCTGGTTCCGAGGGCTCCGGGAGCTCGCCCCGACCGAGGTCACGTTCCTGGGCCTGCTCAGCCCGGTGGTTGCGACCGCGCTCGGCTGGCTGGTGCTCGACCAGCACCTGACCGCTCTGCAGGCGCTCGGCGGTCTCGTCGTCCTCGCCGCACTCGTCGCCGCCCAGCTGCGTCCGCGTCGACCGTCAGATGAGTCCCTCCCGCAGCGCGTAGGCGACGGCGTGCGAACGGTTCCGGAGCTGGAGCCGGCTGGTCACGTCGTGGAGGACGTTCTTGACCGTCCGCTCCGAGTATGA
- a CDS encoding MarR family transcriptional regulator, which translates to MADHVDLVLEQWRARRPDLDASPMGIIGRMSRLGALFDAELRRNFVRHDLDRASFDVLATLRRSNPEHSLTPAGLMHSSMVTSGAISQRLDRLEARGLVTRTPSETDRRGVRVTLTPAGLELIDKVLPTHVDTEAQLLAGLSEAEREQLAGLLRALLESLGDKRD; encoded by the coding sequence ATGGCAGACCACGTCGACCTGGTGCTCGAGCAGTGGCGGGCGCGGCGGCCCGACCTGGACGCGTCGCCGATGGGGATCATCGGGCGGATGAGCCGGCTCGGCGCGCTCTTCGACGCCGAGCTGCGGCGGAACTTCGTCCGGCACGACCTCGACCGCGCCTCCTTCGACGTCCTCGCGACCCTGCGGCGCAGCAACCCCGAACACAGTCTGACCCCGGCCGGCCTGATGCACTCGTCGATGGTCACCTCGGGCGCGATCAGCCAGCGGCTGGACCGGCTGGAGGCGCGTGGCCTGGTGACCCGGACGCCTAGTGAGACCGACCGCCGCGGCGTCCGGGTGACGTTGACGCCCGCCGGGCTCGAGCTGATCGACAAGGTGCTGCCGACACATGTCGACACCGAGGCGCAGCTGCTCGCCGGCCTCTCGGAGGCGGAGCGCGAGCAGCTGGCGGGACTGCTGCGGGCCTTGCTGGAATCGCTCGGGGACAAGCGGGACTGA
- the fxlM gene encoding methyltransferase, FxLD system — translation MTSVGRDSARAESLRTALVQQLMSAGTLHGERVAAAFLAVPRHVFVPHVSLEVAYADDVVPMKQNEAGVLTSSVSQPSIVALMLEQAAIRPGDRVLEIGSGGYNAALLRELTGPGGAVTTVDIDPEVAERARASLDEAGYGDVAVVRGDGAFGDPERAPYDRIVVTATAWDIASAWVRQLRPDGRIVVPLRLRGQTRSIAFDLVGEHLESRSTTLCGFVSMQGVAADYERLVPLREGRLTFDEDQEREPRPRDDVLALPAVQSLSGVEVDREEPLLDLYLWLACRLPGYCVFSGAEWSCVPAAATADSLVYLTTRAALNESRVELGCGGHGPSSGELLERMIGEVRAWDAADRPEPSFQVHAVGAELPAGSHIARRQSCLTVRWEAPAAAGC, via the coding sequence ATGACGAGCGTCGGCAGGGACTCGGCACGAGCGGAGTCGCTGCGGACGGCCCTCGTGCAGCAGTTGATGTCCGCGGGGACGCTCCACGGCGAGCGCGTCGCGGCCGCGTTCCTGGCCGTACCGCGGCACGTGTTCGTCCCGCATGTCTCGCTCGAGGTCGCGTACGCGGACGACGTCGTACCGATGAAGCAGAACGAGGCCGGGGTGCTGACGAGCTCGGTGTCGCAGCCGAGCATCGTGGCGCTGATGCTCGAACAGGCCGCGATCCGGCCCGGGGACCGGGTCCTGGAGATCGGCTCCGGCGGGTACAACGCGGCGCTGCTGCGGGAGCTGACCGGGCCGGGCGGTGCGGTGACGACCGTCGACATCGACCCGGAGGTGGCGGAGCGGGCGCGGGCGTCGCTGGACGAGGCGGGGTACGGCGACGTGGCCGTCGTGCGGGGTGACGGTGCGTTCGGTGATCCGGAGCGGGCGCCGTACGACCGGATCGTGGTGACGGCGACCGCGTGGGACATCGCGAGCGCCTGGGTGCGGCAGCTGCGGCCGGACGGGCGGATCGTCGTACCGCTGCGGTTGCGGGGGCAGACGCGGTCGATCGCGTTCGATCTGGTCGGTGAGCACCTGGAGAGCCGGTCGACGACGTTGTGCGGGTTCGTCAGTATGCAGGGCGTTGCTGCGGACTACGAGCGGCTGGTTCCGCTGCGGGAGGGCCGGTTGACGTTCGACGAGGACCAGGAGCGGGAGCCGCGTCCGCGGGACGACGTACTGGCGTTGCCGGCCGTGCAGAGCTTGTCGGGGGTGGAGGTGGATCGGGAGGAGCCGTTGCTCGACCTCTACCTGTGGCTGGCGTGCAGGCTGCCCGGGTACTGCGTCTTCAGCGGAGCGGAGTGGTCCTGTGTGCCGGCTGCCGCGACGGCGGACAGCCTCGTCTACCTGACCACGCGGGCCGCTCTGAACGAGTCACGGGTGGAGCTGGGCTGTGGCGGGCACGGGCCGTCCAGCGGTGAGCTGCTGGAGCGCATGATCGGGGAGGTGCGGGCGTGGGACGCGGCGGACCGTCCTGAGCCGTCGTTCCAGGTGCATGCGGTCGGTGCCGAGCTGCCGGCGGGCTCTCACATCGCCCGGCGGCAGAGTTGCCTCACCGTGCGGTGGGAGGCGCCGGCCGCGGCGGGTTGCTGA
- the efp gene encoding elongation factor P, producing MVLDLDGQLWSVVWFQHHKPGKGGAVVRTKLKNVLSGKVVDKTFNADVKVEVATVDKRDMTYLYNDGSAYVFMDKSTYEQLNIQPDVVGDAAHFLLENQDAIVAVHDDLPLYVELPASVELVVEYTEPGLQGDRSSGGTKPARLETGYDIQVPLFLTTGEKVKVDTRTGDYLGRVNS from the coding sequence ATGGTGCTCGACCTGGACGGCCAGCTCTGGTCCGTCGTGTGGTTCCAGCATCACAAGCCGGGCAAGGGCGGCGCCGTCGTCCGGACCAAGCTGAAGAACGTGCTGTCCGGCAAGGTGGTGGACAAGACCTTCAACGCCGACGTCAAGGTCGAGGTGGCCACGGTCGACAAGCGTGACATGACGTACCTGTACAACGACGGCTCCGCGTACGTGTTCATGGACAAGTCGACGTACGAGCAGCTCAACATCCAGCCCGACGTGGTCGGCGACGCCGCGCACTTCCTGCTGGAGAACCAGGACGCGATCGTCGCGGTGCACGACGACCTGCCGCTGTACGTCGAGCTCCCGGCCTCGGTCGAGCTCGTCGTCGAGTACACCGAGCCGGGCCTGCAGGGCGACCGGTCCAGCGGCGGCACCAAGCCCGCCCGCCTGGAGACCGGCTACGACATCCAGGTGCCGCTGTTCCTGACCACTGGCGAGAAGGTCAAGGTGGACACCCGGACCGGGGACTACCTCGGCCGCGTCAACTCCTGA
- the nusB gene encoding transcription antitermination factor NusB, producing MSARSKARKRALDVLFESEVRGLPVGGTLADRVADNDPPVNEFTVALVEGVAKHSEQIDELLSTHSVGWTLDRMPAVDRNILRIGAYELLYDDQVPDVVAVSEAVALARDLSTDESPTFVNGLLARLLQLKPTLGI from the coding sequence ATGTCTGCCCGGAGCAAGGCCCGCAAGCGCGCCCTCGACGTGCTGTTCGAGTCGGAGGTCAGGGGGCTGCCGGTCGGCGGCACCCTGGCCGACCGGGTGGCCGACAACGACCCGCCGGTGAACGAGTTCACGGTGGCGCTGGTCGAGGGGGTCGCGAAGCACAGCGAGCAGATCGACGAGCTGCTCTCGACGCACTCGGTCGGCTGGACGCTGGACCGGATGCCGGCCGTCGACCGGAACATCCTGCGGATCGGCGCCTACGAGCTGCTGTACGACGACCAGGTCCCGGATGTGGTCGCGGTGAGCGAGGCGGTCGCGCTGGCGCGGGACCTGTCGACCGACGAGTCCCCGACGTTCGTGAACGGCCTGCTGGCCCGGCTGCTGCAGTTGAAGCCCACGCTGGGCATCTGA
- a CDS encoding transcriptional regulator — protein MPSEYAKTLGGKLRAIRQQQGLSLHGVEEKSKGRWKAVVVGSYERGDRAVTVQKLAELADFYGVPIRELLPGNASAAAAAAAPPRLILDLEALQHLDASEAGPLTRYAATIQAQRGDYNGKVLSIRQDDMRTLAVIYDESPTTLTERFISWGVLNPEAKGDVEDSSEAAGA, from the coding sequence GTGCCTAGCGAATACGCGAAGACACTGGGTGGCAAGCTACGCGCCATCCGCCAGCAGCAAGGACTGTCGCTGCACGGCGTGGAAGAGAAGTCCAAGGGTCGCTGGAAGGCGGTCGTCGTCGGCTCGTACGAGCGCGGCGATCGGGCCGTCACGGTCCAGAAGCTCGCGGAGCTCGCCGATTTCTACGGCGTGCCGATCCGGGAACTGCTTCCGGGCAACGCCAGCGCGGCCGCCGCGGCAGCCGCTCCGCCCCGGTTGATCCTCGACCTGGAGGCCCTGCAACACCTCGACGCGAGCGAGGCCGGTCCGCTGACGCGGTACGCGGCCACGATCCAGGCTCAGCGTGGGGACTACAACGGGAAGGTGCTGTCGATCCGTCAGGACGACATGCGGACGCTCGCGGTGATCTACGACGAGTCGCCGACGACGCTGACCGAGCGCTTCATCTCCTGGGGTGTACTGAACCCGGAGGCGAAGGGTGACGTCGAGGATTCGTCCGAGGCCGCCGGCGCCTGA
- the pyrR gene encoding bifunctional pyr operon transcriptional regulator/uracil phosphoribosyltransferase PyrR, whose protein sequence is MSPAQSAEQPEGAQPPKRSSREVLDASDISRALTRIAHEILERNRGADPVVLLGIPSRGVPLAQRVSARIQAVEGQSVPTGSLDVTMYRDDIGLKPPRGLEHTDIPADGIDGKVVVLVDDVLFSGRTIRAALDALGDIGRPRAVQLAVLVDRGHRELPIRADYVGKNLPTSLVERVTVHLTEFDGEDAVLIADKAVDKPGDKPGDKPGDKPGDKPGDKTTAGVKA, encoded by the coding sequence ATGAGCCCTGCCCAGAGTGCAGAGCAGCCCGAGGGCGCGCAGCCGCCGAAACGCAGCAGCCGCGAAGTCCTCGACGCTTCCGACATTTCCCGGGCACTGACCCGGATCGCCCACGAGATCCTCGAGCGGAACCGCGGCGCCGACCCGGTCGTCCTGCTCGGCATCCCCAGCCGCGGCGTCCCGCTGGCCCAGCGGGTCTCGGCCCGCATCCAGGCCGTCGAGGGGCAGAGCGTGCCCACGGGGTCACTCGACGTGACCATGTACCGCGACGACATCGGCCTCAAGCCGCCGCGCGGCCTCGAGCACACCGACATCCCGGCGGACGGGATCGACGGCAAGGTCGTGGTGCTGGTCGACGACGTGCTGTTCTCCGGCCGGACGATCCGCGCGGCCCTCGACGCGCTCGGCGACATTGGCCGCCCGCGCGCCGTCCAGCTCGCCGTCCTCGTCGACCGCGGGCACCGCGAGCTGCCGATCCGCGCCGACTACGTGGGCAAGAACCTGCCGACCTCGCTGGTCGAGCGGGTGACCGTGCACCTGACCGAGTTCGACGGCGAGGACGCGGTGCTGATCGCGGACAAAGCTGTGGACAAGCCGGGGGACAAGCCGGGGGACAAGCCGGGGGACAAGCCGGGGGACAAGCCGGGGGACAAGACGACCGCGGGGGTGAAGGCATGA
- a CDS encoding aspartate carbamoyltransferase catalytic subunit, protein MKHLLSTADLSRDEAQRILDTAEEMRSLADRPIKKLPALRGRTVVNLFFEDSTRTRISFEAAAKRLSADVINFSAKGSSVSKGESLKDTALTLQAMGADGVVCRHGSSGAPHLLATSGWMTGSVVNAGDGTHEHPTQALLDAFTMRRHLGSLEGRRITIVGDVLHSRVARSNVLLLSTLGAEVTVVAPPTLLPVDMSSWPCVTSYDFDSVLPKSDAVMMLRVQRERMNDAFFPSAREYSRRYGLDKYRMAQLPDEAIVLHPGPMNRGMEISAEVADSTRSVIVEQVTNGVAIRMAVLYLLLSGSNEGEPTA, encoded by the coding sequence ATGAAGCACCTGCTGAGTACCGCGGACCTGAGCCGCGACGAGGCGCAGCGGATCCTCGACACCGCCGAGGAGATGCGGTCGCTCGCCGACCGCCCGATCAAGAAGCTGCCCGCGCTCCGCGGGCGCACCGTGGTGAACCTGTTCTTCGAGGACTCCACCCGGACCCGGATCTCGTTCGAGGCGGCCGCCAAGCGGCTGTCCGCGGACGTCATCAACTTCTCCGCCAAGGGCTCCAGCGTGAGCAAGGGGGAGAGCCTCAAGGACACCGCGCTGACCCTGCAGGCGATGGGCGCCGACGGCGTCGTCTGCCGGCACGGCTCGTCGGGGGCGCCGCACCTGCTGGCGACCTCGGGCTGGATGACCGGCTCGGTGGTGAACGCGGGCGACGGGACCCACGAGCACCCGACGCAGGCGCTGCTCGACGCGTTCACGATGCGAAGGCACCTCGGGTCGCTGGAGGGCCGCCGGATCACGATCGTCGGTGACGTCCTGCACTCCCGGGTCGCCCGGTCGAACGTGCTGCTGCTGTCGACGCTCGGCGCCGAGGTGACCGTGGTCGCCCCGCCGACGCTGCTGCCCGTCGACATGAGCAGCTGGCCGTGCGTCACGTCGTACGACTTCGACTCCGTGCTGCCGAAGAGCGACGCGGTGATGATGCTGCGGGTGCAGCGGGAGCGGATGAACGACGCGTTCTTCCCGAGCGCCCGCGAGTACAGCCGCCGCTACGGGCTTGACAAGTACCGGATGGCGCAGCTGCCGGACGAGGCGATCGTGCTGCACCCCGGCCCGATGAACCGCGGGATGGAGATCAGCGCCGAGGTCGCCGACTCGACCCGCTCGGTGATCGTCGAGCAGGTCACCAACGGCGTCGCGATCCGCATGGCCGTCCTTTACCTACTCCTGTCCGGAAGCAACGAAGGGGAACCGACAGCATGA